From Populus alba chromosome 16, ASM523922v2, whole genome shotgun sequence:
GCCCTCTGAAATGAAATAGTTCCAAACCATAAAGTAGCCTCAGATTTCCTTCTAAATACCATTGTTGAATAGAATGAGTTGCTTCActaattctttcttttcatgtgattgaatcttattgataaagcagtttttgtaacaaaaaaaaactccagcTACTTTGAACTGCAAATGCAGATTTTCTCTTCCCTTCAACTTATTTAGTTGCATGGAATGGAATTCTTGGAGGACCtctccagtttttttttaaaaacaaaaacttcgcacaacaaagaaaaaaaaagttataatagCATAGCTGAAAATTTACATGCGAAAATAACACGAGACACACTAGTCTCACATGCGCGACCACTTGTGAGttgcaattttattagtttccaGTTGAGCTATTTTAGCTAAAAATTTTTAACCATCGtgttaatttaagaaaaaaactccaTTTTTGGAGGACttctccagttttttttttttaaaaaaaacttagcacagtgagaatttttttttatcaaaatagcaTTGCTGAAAACttatccataaaaataacacaagacACATTAGTCTCACATGTATGACCAATTGTGAGTTGAAGGCTAGAAAAATGCCTCTGCCATGCAATTTTAAAGTCACACGTGGGATCTGTGACTCCGCTACTTTCACAAATAAGTTTCCAGCTGAGTTATTTTGGCTAAATTTTTTAACCATTGTGTtaatttagaacaaaaaaaaaccctccattTTCTCACCACAGCAAACCTCTTTGCTGCAAAAATGGTCAGGGGTCTTAGAACACCAGCCATCAAAACCTAAGCTTCACTTCATATTCAACTACAGATCACTCCTTTTCCTATTCAAACAAAAATGGATGCAACTACGCGCGTATAGAAATGACTGAAAAAATGAGTGCAACTAGGAAAATTTCTGGGCACATCCATCATTATTAAATACGAGTGAACTTCACAAACTAGGCGAGAACTACTCGATGGGATAACAACTATACCACGTTACAAGTCTGCATCCTAATGTTTCATATTACAATGACCGAATTAACACCAACAGCTGCTGGAAATACAGGCATTTACTGAGACATCCTGGTGCTTTTCTCGCCACGGACTGCAAAAATAGCTGATGGTGGAAAAGGGAACAAGCAGAAGTGAGTCTTCAGTTTCAAAAGGTAAGTATGGACACCAAAATTCTCATGTACATAAGAAAGCACACATTCATACATAGCAAttctgatatattttcaaaatgttCTAACTGAATCTACAATTGAACCAGATTATATAACTTGTGTGATCCAGTATGTAATCTTCTCCAATCATGAGCACAAATATGAGATTTGATACTTggaaattcaaaatcttaagATTTCTTAAACCATGAATGGCAATAAGATGCAGGATTTGCTTGTAATGTCTCTAGCCCATTGCAGGATGAATCTAGTGCTCTACCTTCTTTCAAACACATACATATGACGAGGATCATTAAAACAGTCCCCCTTTGATGGCCTTGGGAAGGCCTGCTTCAGACATCTTCATGagtggaaaaataaaagagttgttTAAGAGTTATAGTCACACAAATGACCTTTCTATAAACCACTTTCCCGTATTACAACATCACTTCATGggatattttgaaataatttttaccaaaataaattcaaacaaGGTCTAAATTTAATCAAGtgcatatataaagaaaatgcaTGATTTCCAAAGTGTGAAGCATCCAGATTGGAAAACATGTTACAAGTATGAATAAAACTGGCTGCAAGatgaaaggaagaaagaaacatgaattttttgtGTACTTGGGATAATCagtcatatttattttgtaaataacttaaaaatcagCCACATAGCACTCTGTTATGCATTGAAACAGTTCAGTAAATTTATGAGCATTtgaggaaaaacaaagaaaaaataaatatttttccccCAGCGAGCAAAAACTAAGTGATGAAGTTGGAATACAAACCTTCTTCTGGAAGCATGAGTTAGCAAGGACTATCCTTATCCAAAGGCTCCAGTAAATGGACCATCAATAGAAAAAACCTCTGCACTTTGGTGATCCACAGAAGCATTTTTTCTTCCCACGATCTGCTTTTTCAGGTGGTACCATTCCATAACTATATGTCAACTCTGTCATAGGAGGAACATGTCTGATAGCATAAAATGCAATATGGAGATCAAACTCCTTGCTATTTCCCCGTAAAACTGGCTGCCAGAACAGATTTGGAGAGCAGCTGTGATTTATAAAACGAGCTACATTCCCAGCATTTCTGGCATTTATTATAAGAGGAAATTGAAGGTTTGGAGCGTTATTTAAATCACCAGGCAAAACTTCCAATGGCTGATAAATGCGGGTACCATCAAAAATGTGATCGTCTTCGTTTTCACCTGCAAGCTCTTGTGCCTCAGAATCATCGACAGCTTCTCCTGCATATACACATATAAATGCTCCAGCTCGTATGGGATCCCAGGATCTTAAGCCCCAACCTCTATCCTTAGTTTTAAACACCTCCAAACGAAGTCTTAGACCACCCTGGGACACACGATTGCGGCAAGTTGGAGGACACTGGCAGGGAGGACCACACTCATATATCACAGATTTTTGACTCACAATAACCCCATTCACAATATGAGGAAGATAGCCTCCATTTTTCTGAACACAATCACAATTCTCGTTTCCTGGAAGACAAGCACCATTGCAAGCACAGCCAACAAAAGGATCCCTCGGTACTGGTTTTGAATACTTTAGGGTTGGAGAATAATTGAAATAGGCAGGCCCCTTTTCATGATCAACATCATTCACAAGAGAAACTGGTAAAGTTTCGGCCCCAGAAGTAAGATCAGGTAGTATAATCCCCATCCTAGGAATAATACCATCCTTCCATTGCTGAATTTTTTTCCACATTTTGTATGCATCAGGCTGGCCAGGTAACCTGCCCAACTTATATCTAAAAACATTGGAACCAGACTTTCCTTTCTCCACCCATGACTCCTGGATTCTATATAGACCGTCATACACATATACCTTTCCAGTTGGATTTCCCACATCCTTTATACCCCTGGTTACTCTAATGTCATTACCACGATGCAAGCTTTTTTCCAGTGCAAGGTTACCCCTTTCAAGCTTCTGATCCATTTCTTTGCCCTGGCCAGAGTAAATCAAGCCATCATCTTCCTCAACATCATCCTCGTATCCCCCAGATGAAACAATGCTAACAGCTATTGGTTCTTCATCTTGACTGACCTTGACAGACATGTAATCTATTCCAGCCATGATCGGAGCATGCAGTCCAATGGTGCACAATTCCAttctaaaaaagaatatatCTCCAATTTCAACACCGGGTACAGCTCCAACTCTCTTCTTGGCATTAGTCCGAACTCCTTTGGTCATCAAAACATTGCCTGCTTTTAAGTCagggcgccttgattgtcctgCGGTGGCTTCCTTCGAATCTTCAAGCTGTACGATTTGTCTTCTGAGCAGATTGTAAACCAGGAGTACACATCCTACAGAA
This genomic window contains:
- the LOC118033160 gene encoding histone-lysine N-methyltransferase, H3 lysine-9 specific SUVH1; protein product: MEESPGEGSIDKSRVLNVKPLRTLTPVFSAPPNSNSFPQGSAPFVCVPPAGPFPPGVSPFFPFSGIPNQSVPSGDHTPISSAVPINSFRSAEPPSARAANGNAGSSRRANRNNRVVEEDGYGDIQTWSSQSISQKRTKGKKDKIASPDVDMDVMVENIYQSYNLVEFEEARRYNGDKDSVGCVLLVYNLLRRQIVQLEDSKEATAGQSRRPDLKAGNVLMTKGVRTNAKKRVGAVPGVEIGDIFFFRMELCTIGLHAPIMAGIDYMSVKVSQDEEPIAVSIVSSGGYEDDVEEDDGLIYSGQGKEMDQKLERGNLALEKSLHRGNDIRVTRGIKDVGNPTGKVYVYDGLYRIQESWVEKGKSGSNVFRYKLGRLPGQPDAYKMWKKIQQWKDGIIPRMGIILPDLTSGAETLPVSLVNDVDHEKGPAYFNYSPTLKYSKPVPRDPFVGCACNGACLPGNENCDCVQKNGGYLPHIVNGVIVSQKSVIYECGPPCQCPPTCRNRVSQGGLRLRLEVFKTKDRGWGLRSWDPIRAGAFICVYAGEAVDDSEAQELAGENEDDHIFDGTRIYQPLEVLPGDLNNAPNLQFPLIINARNAGNVARFINHSCSPNLFWQPVLRGNSKEFDLHIAFYAIRHVPPMTELTYSYGMVPPEKADRGKKKCFCGSPKCRGFFY